The stretch of DNA TCATCATATTGTAGGCACGTTTCATGTGCGCCACGACCGTCTCATCGAATTCGTCCCCGCCCACCCGCAGGCTGCGGCTGAAGACAATTCCGGCCAGGGAGATGATTGCGATTTCGCAAGTCCCGCCGCCGATATCAACGATCATGTTACCCGCCGGCTCATGCACCGGCAGACCGACGCCAATGGCCGAGGCCATTGGTTGTTCGATCAAATAAACCTCGCGCGCGCCCGCATGAGTGGCGGAATCCTTCACCGCCCGCTTTTCCACCTCGGTGATGCCTGAGGGAACAGCGACCACGACGCGCGGCGCAATCAGCTTGCGATGGTGGACCTTTTGGATGAAGTGGCGGAGCATTGCTTCGGTGATTTCGAAGTCGGCAATCACACCATCCTTCATGGGCCGAATGGCCACGATATTTCCCGGGGTCCGTCCCAACATGCGCTTGGCCTCCTCACCGACGGCGAGAACATTCGTCGTGCCCGCTTGAATGGCGACGACCGAAGGTTCTCGCAATACAATGCCCCGATCACGAACATAAACGAGGGAATTGGCTGTCCCGAGGTCTATTCCAATGTCATTGGAAAACAGGCTTTTAAATTGCGCGAACATGAATTGTGCCTAACAGTGGAGCAGCTTAGAAGGCCGGTTGCCGCTTGGTCAAGATGATTAAAGCCAGCCGCAACGATCGCGCGTTCCAAAATCGGTCAAGTGGAACGCACTTGTCCGTTCGTCACCGATCATTTTGCTTTGTCTTGTGCAGCAAAGGAG from Verrucomicrobiota bacterium encodes:
- a CDS encoding rod shape-determining protein → MFAQFKSLFSNDIGIDLGTANSLVYVRDRGIVLREPSVVAIQAGTTNVLAVGEEAKRMLGRTPGNIVAIRPMKDGVIADFEITEAMLRHFIQKVHHRKLIAPRVVVAVPSGITEVEKRAVKDSATHAGAREVYLIEQPMASAIGVGLPVHEPAGNMIVDIGGGTCEIAIISLAGIVFSRSLRVGGDEFDETVVAHMKRAYNMMIGERTAEEVKIRIGSAFPMEQELTMEVKGRDLSAGLPKTLTIRSEEIREALQEPLSSILESIRITLERCPPELSADLIDRGIVMAGGGALLRGIDRLVAEETGLPVHIADDPLSAVVEGTGRVLQELQFLKRVSANSKL